GCCGGCGCCGCCATGGCGCCCGCCGCGGCTCAGGTACGCGGCAAGGTGACGCCCTGCTGGCCCTGGTACTTGCCACCGCGATCCTTGTAGCTGGTCTCGCATTCCTCATCCGACTCGAGGAACAGCATCTGCGCCACGCCTTCGTTGGCGTAGATCTTTGCGGGCAGCGGCGTGGTGTTGGAGAACTCCAGCGTCACATGACCCTCCCACTCCGGCTCCAGCGGCGTCACGTTGACGATGATGCCGCAGCGCGCGTACGTGCTCTTGCCCAGGCAGATGGTGAGCACCTTGCGCGGGATGCGGAAGTACTCGACCGTGCGCGCCAGTGCGAACGAATTGGGCGGAATGATGCACACGTCCGCTTCCACGTCGACGAAGCTCGTG
This genomic interval from Dyella japonica A8 contains the following:
- the dcd gene encoding dCTP deaminase; amino-acid sequence: MSIKSDKWIRRMAEQHGMIEPFEPGQIKTRDNTKLVSYGTSSYGYDVRCAREFKIFTNINSTIVDPKSFDPTSFVDVEADVCIIPPNSFALARTVEYFRIPRKVLTICLGKSTYARCGIIVNVTPLEPEWEGHVTLEFSNTTPLPAKIYANEGVAQMLFLESDEECETSYKDRGGKYQGQQGVTLPRT